DNA sequence from the Candidatus Methylacidiphilales bacterium genome:
TCGCTGCTCTACGACCCCTACGTGGCATTGGCGAAAAACGAACGTGAGGATCTGCTGGCCGATTACCGCGGCATGCGTTCCGGCCTTCCCTCGGGGGATGACTGTCTTCGTCTCCTGCGGGCTGCCGCACTGCAGCGGTTGATGCAGGCCCTGGGGGCCTATGGGTTTCTGGGATTGAAGAAAGAGCGCGCGGTATTTTTGGCGCACATCGCTCCCGCCCTGGCCCGGCTGGGCGAAGTGGTGGGGGGACTCGATGGATTGAAACGCATGCCCGCCTTGCTGGAGCAATGCCGTGAAGCCCGGGGTCTAGCCAACGAGTGATTTTTTAAGGGCTTCCAGTTCTTCCCAGCGGGCGTATTGCCTGGCGATTTCTTCCTGGAGCTTCTTCAATTCCTCCTCGATACGGGGCAGGCTATCGGGGGCTTCCTGGTAGGTTTTGGGGTCGGCCAGTTTTTCTGACAGGGCGTGTTCTTGGTCCTCGAGCTTTTCCAGCAGTTCCTGCATGCCATCGAGTTCCTTCTGTTCGCGGTTGAGGAACTTGCGGGGTTTCTCGCTTTTGCCCTTGGGCTTTTCCGGTTCGGGGGTGCCTGAGGAGGGGGCGGATGTGGCGGGGCCAACGGCATCGCCTGCGGGTAATGCGGCCCGGCGGATCTTCATCTTTTCCCAGTCGGAGTAGCCGCCCGTGACTTCGGTGATGACGCCATCGCCCTCCAGTACCAATGTGCTGGTGACGACTTCGTCAAGGAAGCTGCGGTCGTGCGAGACGAGCAGGAGTGTGCCGCTGAATTCCACCAGGAGGGATTCGAGCAGTTCGAGGGTTTCGGCATCGAGGTCGTTGGTCGGTTCGTCGAGGACGAGCACGTTGGCGGGTTGGAGGAAGAGGCGGGCCAGGAGGAGGCGGTTGCGTTCGCCGCCGGACAGCATTTTGGCGGGCATGCGGGCGCGGTCGGGCGGAAAGAGGAAATCCTGGAGGTAACCATGGATGTGCTTGGACCGGCCCTGGAAGTTGACCATTTCCGCCGAGCCGGCGACGTTCTGGATGACGGTCTTGTTGTCGTCGATCTGGTCGCGGAGCTGGTCGAGGTAAACGACCTGGAGGTTGGTGCCGAGCTTGACCGTGCCGGACTGGGGTTCGAGGCGGCCCAGGAGAATCTGGAGGAGGGTGGTCTTGCCGCTGCCGTTGGCGCCGATGATGCCAATTTTGTCACCTCGCCAGAGGGTGGTGGAAAAGTTTTTCAGGACGGTTTTGGTGGGCCAGGCGAAGGAGACATTCTGGAGGTCGATGACCTTCTGGCCGGAGTTGGGGCCTTCCTGGACCTCCATGCGGGCGGTGCCGGAGCGTTCACGGCGCTGGCTGCGTTCGCGGCGCAGTTGCTCCAGGGCACGGACACGGCCCTCGTTGCGGGTGCGGCGGGCTTTGACCCCTTGGCGGATCCAGGCTTCTTCTTGGGCGAGTTTTTTGTCAAAGAGGGCCCACTGCTTTTCTTCCGCCTCCAGCCAGGCGGCTTTGCGGACGAGGTAGGTGTCGTAGTCGCAGTCCCAGCTTTGCAAGCGCCCGCGGTCGAGTTCGATGATACGGGTGGCGAGCTTGCGCAGGAAGGCGCGGTCGTGGGTGACGAAGAATAGCGTGGTGCGCTGGGCCACGAGGTATTCTTCCAACCAGAGGATGGAGGAAAGGTCGAGGTGGTTGGTGGGTTCGTCGAGCAGGAGCATGTCCGGCTGGCCGGCCAGGGCGCGGGCCAGGAGGGTGCGGCGCTTGAGTCCGCCGGAGAGGGAGGAGAACTCGTCGTAGGCCGGGAGTTGCATCACGTCCATGAGTTGGCCGATGCGGTGGTCGCTTTCCCATTCTTCCTCGTGGCGGTCGGGGCGGAGGCCGGATTGGATGACTGATTCAACGCTGCCGGTGATGTGGTCGGGCACTTCCTGGTCGAGCCGGGTCATGTGCATGGCTGGGGGGCGGATGATTTCGCCCGAATTGGGGGCTTCCTCGCCGGTCAGAATGCGCATGAGGCTGGTTTTGCCCGCGCCATTGCGGCCGAGCAGGCAGACGCGCTCGCCTTCCTGGATACCGAAGTCGACGGCATCGAGGAGGGGCACTGTGCCGTATTGCAGCGTCACGCCTTTGAGTTGGAGGAGGGCCATGGGAGAACCAAACTAGGAGGCGGAGGGCAAACGTCACGGGGAAAGTGCAAGGGTGACAGAGAACGGAAGGCAGAGGGCAGAGGGCGGACCAAATATCACAAAACCCCAAGTGCCAGGAGCGAGAAAGCAGTGACCAATCCTTGCTTGCCGGATGGGGGCTTCGGGGTTACTTTTTTGCCTTCTCGGGACAGATGGCTGAGTGGTCTAAGGCACTCGACTCGAAATCGAGAGACGGGAAACCGTCCGTGGGTTCGACTCCCACTCTGTCCGCGTTTTGCGCGGCCGCCGCAAAGCGGCATCTGCCAAAGAGTCGAACGTAGTCGTTTGCCATTCGCGCAGCGATCGCTCCAAAGGCCGGAGGCCAATCTGCAACGGGGCGGGAGCCCCAGTCCCACTCTGTCCGCCCTCCTTCGCCAAGGCTATGGAGGGTAGGCCTCCTCTTTCCAACAAGGACTCGAACGTAGTCGAGCGCAGGTCACGCCGTGACTGTCTACCAAGGCCGGGCGCCAACCCGCACCGGGGCGGCCCTCCGAAAGAGCGCAGTGCTGATTTCCGATGGCCTTGTGGGATGGGGTGGGTTAGAAAGACCGCATGTTGCAGTTCGGCCTTTTCGGCATACCAGTGCAAATCCAACCGATGTTCTGGCTTTCGGCTTTTCTGCTCGGGGGAGGTCTTTCGATGCAGGGTCCCAAGGGATGGATTCCGGTATTCATCTGGACGGTGGCCATGCTGGTTTCGGTTCTGGTCCATGAAATGGGCCATGCCGGCGCTTCGCGGATGTTCGGCGGCCGCCCGGCGGTGGTCTTGCATGGGTTGGGTGGGGTGACCTCGTTGGGGTTGGGGGAAGTGGGTCGTTGGCGGCATCTCTGGATCAGTGCCGCGGGTCCGGCCGCCGGCCTGGGCTTGGCGGCAGGGGTTGCTTTGCTGGCCTGGATGACCCATGGGCGTTCCCCGGTACTGGATGCATGGGTGGTGGACATGCTCTGGATCAATGTGGTCTGGAGTCTTTTCAACCTCCTGCCCATTCTTCCGATGGACGGCGGCCAGATCTTGCGCGATCTTGTCGGCATGAAGCAC
Encoded proteins:
- a CDS encoding site-2 protease family protein; translated protein: MLQFGLFGIPVQIQPMFWLSAFLLGGGLSMQGPKGWIPVFIWTVAMLVSVLVHEMGHAGASRMFGGRPAVVLHGLGGVTSLGLGEVGRWRHLWISAAGPAAGLGLAAGVALLAWMTHGRSPVLDAWVVDMLWINVVWSLFNLLPILPMDGGQILRDLVGMKHHRACCILGGVLAVLLGVWAVLSGQYVLAIITLLLAMGNFKGSTQLEGGVHR
- a CDS encoding ATP-binding cassette domain-containing protein, which translates into the protein MALLQLKGVTLQYGTVPLLDAVDFGIQEGERVCLLGRNGAGKTSLMRILTGEEAPNSGEIIRPPAMHMTRLDQEVPDHITGSVESVIQSGLRPDRHEEEWESDHRIGQLMDVMQLPAYDEFSSLSGGLKRRTLLARALAGQPDMLLLDEPTNHLDLSSILWLEEYLVAQRTTLFFVTHDRAFLRKLATRIIELDRGRLQSWDCDYDTYLVRKAAWLEAEEKQWALFDKKLAQEEAWIRQGVKARRTRNEGRVRALEQLRRERSQRRERSGTARMEVQEGPNSGQKVIDLQNVSFAWPTKTVLKNFSTTLWRGDKIGIIGANGSGKTTLLQILLGRLEPQSGTVKLGTNLQVVYLDQLRDQIDDNKTVIQNVAGSAEMVNFQGRSKHIHGYLQDFLFPPDRARMPAKMLSGGERNRLLLARLFLQPANVLVLDEPTNDLDAETLELLESLLVEFSGTLLLVSHDRSFLDEVVTSTLVLEGDGVITEVTGGYSDWEKMKIRRAALPAGDAVGPATSAPSSGTPEPEKPKGKSEKPRKFLNREQKELDGMQELLEKLEDQEHALSEKLADPKTYQEAPDSLPRIEEELKKLQEEIARQYARWEELEALKKSLVG